Proteins found in one Candidatus Bealeia paramacronuclearis genomic segment:
- a CDS encoding YqaJ viral recombinase family protein has translation MNTTIIRTTGLSKQARQERRHWIHASDVAPILGVSPFKTAYEVFIEKTMDLPELEEDSTTSQQEWGLRLEGSIIQAYRESTGYHLHIGRWPQRAQKVWKEASLPFRGTPDALVLNEKASRDPSLWQPVRGLEIKTTDAFNAKGWGLTGTRWDGSDLESCPVPYHYYIQVLSYMILFDVKAWDLAVLIGGNDYRLYHLEWHQETAELILATLKDFYNRYMRTKTEPPCDYSAPGVQTILSRLYTPQEDTEITLDDAAAAIAYEAHAMCQLSKSAADKAKALKAQLRHLMKTASLGYLPCGGRVSLTQTRDGAHRMTFRIDQGEE, from the coding sequence ATGAATACAACCATCATACGTACAACGGGTTTGTCCAAACAAGCCCGACAAGAACGACGTCATTGGATCCATGCGAGCGATGTCGCACCCATTCTTGGCGTCTCTCCTTTCAAAACGGCCTACGAGGTCTTTATCGAAAAGACGATGGATCTGCCGGAATTGGAAGAGGATTCCACAACATCCCAGCAAGAATGGGGATTGCGGTTGGAAGGCTCTATTATCCAAGCCTACAGGGAATCAACGGGATATCACCTTCATATCGGTCGTTGGCCTCAACGTGCGCAAAAAGTCTGGAAAGAAGCCTCTCTGCCATTTCGGGGCACGCCGGACGCTTTGGTTTTAAACGAGAAGGCCTCACGAGATCCTTCTCTCTGGCAACCGGTGCGGGGACTTGAGATCAAAACAACAGATGCGTTTAACGCAAAAGGATGGGGTCTCACCGGAACACGGTGGGACGGATCCGATCTTGAGAGCTGTCCAGTACCTTATCATTACTACATTCAAGTCTTGAGTTATATGATTCTCTTTGATGTGAAAGCGTGGGATCTGGCCGTCTTGATCGGTGGCAATGATTACCGCCTCTATCATTTGGAGTGGCACCAAGAGACCGCGGAGCTCATTCTTGCCACACTCAAAGATTTCTATAACCGGTATATGCGCACTAAAACAGAGCCGCCTTGCGATTACAGCGCACCAGGCGTGCAGACAATTTTGAGTCGCCTTTATACACCTCAGGAAGACACAGAGATCACGCTTGACGATGCGGCCGCCGCAATCGCTTACGAAGCTCACGCGATGTGCCAGTTGTCAAAATCTGCGGCCGACAAAGCCAAAGCTCTCAAAGCACAATTGAGGCATCTCATGAAAACTGCATCCCTGGGATATCTTCCCTGTGGCGGCAGAGTGTCCCTCACTCAAACTCGCGATGGCGCCCATCGCATGACTTTCCGTATTGATCAAGGAGAAGAATAA
- a CDS encoding GNAT family N-acetyltransferase, protein MFKVKSFDELTAFECYDIFKLRQDTFICEHNHIFSDISELDKGAHHVLYYEQERLAAYMRILFEDEGSLLLTRFVVHKAERKTGLSHVFFSRVLNYLRDTYPKSPIHLYAHEKLSDFYRERGFMKCEKKFFETDPREYFHFRFQISTPQETVDARIG, encoded by the coding sequence ATGTTTAAGGTGAAGTCGTTTGACGAACTGACGGCGTTTGAGTGTTACGACATCTTCAAGTTGCGGCAAGACACCTTCATTTGTGAGCACAACCATATCTTTTCCGACATCTCGGAATTGGACAAGGGCGCCCATCACGTTCTGTATTATGAGCAAGAACGACTGGCCGCCTACATGCGGATTCTCTTTGAAGACGAAGGCAGCCTTCTTTTAACACGTTTTGTCGTGCACAAGGCAGAACGCAAGACGGGCCTGTCTCATGTGTTCTTTTCTCGCGTCTTGAATTATTTACGCGACACATATCCCAAAAGTCCGATTCATCTTTATGCCCACGAGAAGTTGTCTGACTTTTATAGGGAGAGAGGTTTTATGAAGTGCGAGAAGAAATTCTTTGAGACGGATCCGCGAGAGTACTTTCACTTTCGCTTCCAAATATCGACACCTCAAGAGACAGTTGATGCGCGTATCGGATAA